GCGAAGCAACGGATAAGCTTCTGCAGCGCCTGGACGCCAAGCAAATGATGGTGACCGTTGACCAAGATGTTGGCACCTTGCCCGACGTCTTCGCGCCCTTCAATGTCGAGCAACGAAATGGCCGCCAATTGATATTTAGATATTCCCCCAGCAAGACCAACAGTGGTGAAATTCTGACCGCAATTCAGACTGCCGGGTTCGCGATCATCGACCTCGCCACTAAAGAAGTCGAGCTGGAAGACATCTTCCTGCACCTCACCGGCGGGGCGGAGACGGGGAAGCTTTAGATGAGGTGGCGGGGTCTCCGGTTCATACTTCCGGCGATTCTGATCTTAACCGCGTGCGCGCCAATCCTAAAACAACCGGGTCCAGCCATTGGCGAAGCACGGCTTAGCAATGATGCTATTCTCACTGTTGATGGCTATCGCTTACCCCTTCGCAGTTGGAAACCGACATCATCTCCACCAAAGGCTATCCTCGTCGCCTTGCACGGCTTTAACGATTACAGCAATTTTTTTCACGATCCCGGAACCTATTTGGCAGAACAAGGGTTTCTAACCTACGCCTACGATCAGCGAGGATTCGGCGAAACTCAGCACCGCGGATTCTGGCCCGGCACCCAGGCCTATATCGATGATCTTAAAACCGTGGTGCGGTTGGTTCGTTCGAACCACAAAGGCGTTCCGCTCTACATCATTGGCGAAAGCATGGGCGGGGCGGTAACGATGGTTACAATGACAGGCCCGGAGCCCCCCAAAGTCGATGGCGTCATTCTATCTGCTCCGGCGGTTTGGGGCCGTGAAACCATGCCGTTCTATCAACGCTGGGCCTTGGGCGTTGCATCATACACCGTGCCCTGGCTAACGTTGACTGGTCGCGGATTAAAGATCAAACCATCCGATAATTTAGAAATGCTCCGCGCGCTCGGTCGCGACCCGCTGGTGATCAAAGAAACCCGCGTCGATACTGTTCACGGCCTTACCAACCTTATGGATGCGGCCTTGGCGGCGTCGGATAAGTTCGATAAAAAATCGCTGATTTTATACGGCATGCGGGATGAAGTCGTACCAAAAGACCCAACAATTCAAATGCTCCGCCGATTGCCTAAATCAGCGCGCCAGCACCAACGCATTGCAATTTACAAAAAGGGCTACCACATGCTGCTTCGGGATTTGAAGGCAAAAATCTTTTGGCACGACATCGCGGCCTGGATACAAAATGCACAAGCACCCTTGCCGTCTAAAGCTGACACGGGCGCTCGCGCGCGTTTCGTTTCAGAAAAGCCTTAGTCGTTAAAAACGTCTGCGACCCAGTCGGCCATGTATTCGATCGCCAAGCTGCTATGATCAACCTGACAGTGTTCAACCCCGCCCTCTTCCTCGGTAAAAATCTTAAGCTCAACCGCTGGGCTATTGACCGCCCCTGCCGCAGTTTTTTTCGCCATTGCTACTGGAATCTGGCGATCATTTTCGCCGTGCAGAATAAGCAGCGGGCAGCGAATGTTTGCTAATGCCTCATCCAAAACCATCTCGTCGGTAAAGCTTATAATTTCTTCGCGCGTCGATGTGCCGAGGACCCAGTGCATGTGTTCTTCCCAATGGGAAACAGATAAATTTGTACCTGATCCATCGAGCCTTCCACGGGTAATGGTCCCATAGTCGTTGATCGAACCCCATGCGACGACACAGTTTAGTCGGCTTTCAAACCCTGCCGCGCGCGGCGCGTAGTAACCGCCCAGGCTGATACCCGCGATGCCAATTTTATTAGCATCGATGTCCGCGCGGCTCTCTAGGTAATCAACTGCTGCGGAAGCTGGCTCTTCCGTATTCGGTGTAAGTTTAAGGTCTTGCAAACGCAGGGCCTCACCAACGCCAGGATGATCTAACAACAGCGTTGAAATTCCGCGCCGCGCATATTGCGCCGACAACCCGGTCAGATATAAATACTCTTTCATGACATCCAATCCATCAAAATGGATGATGCAGGGCGCTGGCGAATTGTCCGTTACGTTTTGAGCCTGATAGAAAAGTGCTGGTAGAAAGGTGTCTTGGAATGGAACCTGAACCTTGGTCACGGGGGCTTGTAAATTTTGCGTACCGAGTTCGAAGCACCGGAGCATCCTTTTGTAGGTAACCAGACGTTCGGGCGAATTCGACTTACCCATTCGTTCGGCGGTCATGAAGTAAATGGCGGCGCGCAAATATTTATCACCGGCGCTGATGCGTCGGTTCTTACCGACATCAAGTTTGGCCAACCTCTCGGAACGCTCGCCGAGTTTCGACCAAGCATCGTGCCAAGATTGGTTTGCCGTATCATCATTGCGAACCGCAACGTCCTTTAGATCGCGCAACACCTCATCCACCTCGGACATGACGGCGCCTGCGTTCACCGCCATCATGGCCGCCATCGACCACGGATAATTTTCAGGAAAATATTCAAACATCATCGTTAGATACCCCCGCCTTTTACAATTTCAGCGAAGGGTGAGGCTTGCATAAATGCAGCCTACAGGAAACCCCTGCGACCTCCGCTCCCTCAGCGTGAATTCTCAGTTACGGGCACTCGTCGTGCAACTCGATAGACTCTTTCACTGCTACCACATAGACTTTTGTCGAAAGTGCGCGTGTGCAGATTAATATACGGAGGAATCCGATGATGACTGATCCTGAAGTCAATGCTGATTGCACAAAGCTTGTCATTCTACGCCCCGACGAAATGGCGTGGGAAAGTACCGATCAAACCGGTGTTTCAAGAAAAATTCTCGAGCGGGTAAACAATAGAGAGTTGGGACGCGAAACATCGCTTGTCCGTCTCGCTCCGAACACTCAATTAGCGCCAGAGGTATTAGAAACGCGGTTAGAGATTTTCGTCATAGAAGGGATGTTCTCTGACGGACACGGCGACTATGGCGCTCGGACATTCATTATGAACCCACCGGGGACAACCTATACGGCGGCTTCAAAAGAAGGATGTGTTATCTACGTTAAACGTCTCAACGGATTCGGGAGCGATGATAAGCGAACGACGACTGATCTCGATGCTGCGGAATGGATGCCCTTCGGTCACCGGGTAGCCGAGGTCGTTCATTTCTACAAAAACGAAGAGCGTGATGTAACCGCCCGCGTCGGAAAAGTGTTCCCAAATGCGACGATCATGGAGCACGATCACCCCGGCGGCGAAGAAGTGCTGATCCTTGACGGCGTGTTTACGGATCAGTTTGGCGACATTACCCCCGGATCATGGGCGCGTTATCCAATAGGGCTCGCCCATGCACCTCATACCGCGGACGACGGTGCGCTTGTTTACATCAGAGATGGAGACGTCCGCTGGTAGGGTATTAACCAATAATGAAATTTGGGAAGACAGGAGAGAGTAACCGAGACACTAATTCTCATTCACGCTGCATCACTCGTTCGATCTCGTCAGCGAAGGTGGCTGGGTCAATGGGTTTGTTAAAAAATGCATCGAAATCAGCGTCTTCGATCTTCGATTGTATGGTCCTGTCCACCGCGCCTGAAACCATAATATATTTCACATGCTGCAATTCCGAGTCCTCTCGAAGATCACGCACCATCTCAAAGCCATCCACTCCGAACATAACCCGATCCGTAATAACGCAGTCGGGGCGTAAATCAGGAATATCTAAGCCAGCTGACATGCCAGAATGAGACAAAACAACGTCATGACCACGATCCTCTAGAAGCGCGCACATCAGTTTAAGCATGCTTGCATCGTCGTCGACGATGACGAACTTGTAGGGTGGCTGGGAACCCATCGTGTACGTACCATTTGTTTAAGAAACAGTTCTACTGATCAACCGTATATATGTCTAGAGCATCCATACGCAAAAAATATTCGCTTCCCCACACACCGCACCGCGCACCCAGCACAATTCGAACATGTGATCGCTTATGGTGAGTAAAGCCGACGTGATCAAAGGCTGGTATTAATGTTTATACCTAACCTGACTCGGGCATTGTAATGAAAGATCAACATTTTCATTATGGGAATGGCGTAAAACAGGTTAACGGCATCGTATTAATGACTTACCCTTTATGAATAATAGGATAATCCATCCAGAATGTAGTTCCTATTCCTTCTTTGCTCTCAAAGCCAATTTGGCCCCCCATAAGTTCAGTCAACGCCTTGGCAATTGCCAAACCGACCCCACTACCGCTGATAGGTGAATTTTCCATATCAAGACGATGAAAAGGCAGGAATACTTCTGCGTATCTATCCACCGGTATGCCTCTGCCAGTATCCGAAACAGATATACGTACCCGATCATTATTCTCAAGCGAAGCACCGACTCTGATCTCTCCGCCGGGCTGATTGTAGAGGACCGCATTGGATAGAAAAGTCATCAAAACTTCCTTTCCATGCTCAGGATCAATCCGAATTTGCGGCAAGCCTTCATCGGGAAATTCTGTGATCAGTTTAATGTCATGCCTGTCAGCGTTGTTCCTAGCCGCTTCCAGGCATTCATCCGACATCTCCTTGATGGCCACATCAAAAGCAACAATGGATGTCGTGCCATCTGAGATATCTGAAAATAACAGAATTTTATCAACCAAGTTAGTAAGGGTGTGACCTCCTTTGACAATGTGTTGTACACACGCTTCCTGGTGCTCGTTTAATGGTGCCTCCGGTGTCCCCTCCAACATTTGACCGAAACCAAGGATCGCATTTAAGGGTGTTCTCAGTTCATGGCTCATCGCTGACAGAAATGCTGATTTGGCGCGATTTGCGGCTTCGGCTTTGTCGCGAGAAATGATTAAACTGGCTTTTCCGTCCTCTACCCGCTGGCTCAATAATCGAGTCTGGTTTCGTAAGTTATAAATGACGTAAATGCCAATGGCGGA
This sequence is a window from Rhodospirillaceae bacterium. Protein-coding genes within it:
- a CDS encoding alpha/beta hydrolase, producing MRWRGLRFILPAILILTACAPILKQPGPAIGEARLSNDAILTVDGYRLPLRSWKPTSSPPKAILVALHGFNDYSNFFHDPGTYLAEQGFLTYAYDQRGFGETQHRGFWPGTQAYIDDLKTVVRLVRSNHKGVPLYIIGESMGGAVTMVTMTGPEPPKVDGVILSAPAVWGRETMPFYQRWALGVASYTVPWLTLTGRGLKIKPSDNLEMLRALGRDPLVIKETRVDTVHGLTNLMDAALAASDKFDKKSLILYGMRDEVVPKDPTIQMLRRLPKSARQHQRIAIYKKGYHMLLRDLKAKIFWHDIAAWIQNAQAPLPSKADTGARARFVSEKP
- a CDS encoding prolyl oligopeptidase family serine peptidase, with protein sequence MMFEYFPENYPWSMAAMMAVNAGAVMSEVDEVLRDLKDVAVRNDDTANQSWHDAWSKLGERSERLAKLDVGKNRRISAGDKYLRAAIYFMTAERMGKSNSPERLVTYKRMLRCFELGTQNLQAPVTKVQVPFQDTFLPALFYQAQNVTDNSPAPCIIHFDGLDVMKEYLYLTGLSAQYARRGISTLLLDHPGVGEALRLQDLKLTPNTEEPASAAVDYLESRADIDANKIGIAGISLGGYYAPRAAGFESRLNCVVAWGSINDYGTITRGRLDGSGTNLSVSHWEEHMHWVLGTSTREEIISFTDEMVLDEALANIRCPLLILHGENDRQIPVAMAKKTAAGAVNSPAVELKIFTEEEGGVEHCQVDHSSLAIEYMADWVADVFND
- a CDS encoding response regulator is translated as MGSQPPYKFVIVDDDASMLKLMCALLEDRGHDVVLSHSGMSAGLDIPDLRPDCVITDRVMFGVDGFEMVRDLREDSELQHVKYIMVSGAVDRTIQSKIEDADFDAFFNKPIDPATFADEIERVMQRE